Proteins from a genomic interval of Clostridium sp. AN503:
- a CDS encoding tRNA threonylcarbamoyladenosine dehydratase: MHEFSRTELLIGADGQEKLSASTVVVFGVGGVGSHCIEALARCGIGHLALVDSDTVSLTNINRQSIAYHSTVGRYKTQVMKERIADINPAAQVDTFETFVLPDNLDPLLDGMGQIDYLIDAIDTVTAKLAIAEYAKKHQIPLIASMGTGNKLHAELFEISDIYKTSVCPLCRVMRRELKNRGISHLKVLYSKEQPLTPVMPSEEVTAKRAVPGSISFVPPVAGLLIAGETIRDLLGI, from the coding sequence ATGCACGAATTTTCCAGAACAGAGCTTTTGATCGGCGCCGATGGACAGGAAAAACTATCCGCCTCAACCGTCGTAGTCTTCGGAGTCGGCGGCGTCGGCTCCCACTGTATCGAAGCGCTGGCGCGCTGCGGTATCGGCCATCTGGCTCTGGTTGACAGCGACACCGTCTCCCTCACCAATATAAACCGGCAGAGCATCGCCTATCACAGCACCGTGGGCAGATACAAGACCCAGGTAATGAAAGAGCGGATCGCCGATATCAATCCGGCTGCGCAGGTGGATACCTTCGAAACCTTTGTGCTCCCGGATAATTTAGATCCCCTCCTTGACGGCATGGGCCAGATCGATTATCTGATCGACGCCATTGACACCGTGACCGCCAAACTGGCCATTGCGGAATATGCCAAGAAGCACCAGATTCCGCTGATCGCCTCCATGGGGACCGGGAACAAGCTGCACGCGGAGCTTTTTGAGATAAGCGATATCTATAAAACCTCTGTATGCCCGCTCTGCCGCGTGATGCGCAGAGAGCTGAAAAACCGCGGGATCAGTCATTTAAAAGTACTTTACTCCAAAGAACAGCCTCTGACTCCGGTCATGCCTTCCGAGGAAGTGACCGCAAAACGCGCCGTGCCGGGAAGCATCTCCTTCGTCCCCCCGGTAGCCGGGCTTTTGATCGCAGGGGAAACAATACGGGATCTGCTCGGTATTTGA
- a CDS encoding NAD(+) synthase, which produces MKDGFFRVAAATPKVKVADPVHNREQICIMIEEGEKNGAGLMVFPELCLTAYTCGDLFLQDTLIRSAKKELKNIVTFTRGKQILVIVGLPWEHCGKLYNAAALICGGHLLAIIPKTNIPNYNEFYEQRYFTAGAKEPTVTDWEDDFVPIGTSILFKCKEIPELVVGAEICEDVWVPSPPSIHHAMAGATVIANCSASDEVVGKDAYRRELVGGQSARLICGYVYANAGDGESTQDLVFGGHNIIVEDGTVLAESARFETGIIYADMDLDRIVSERRRASTFPSAEYEKYVLLDFSLETGLMEYAQQKKMLRNIDSRPFVPHDEAERSSRCEEIFMIQAMGLKKRLEHTGVTHAVLGISGGLDSTLALLVTRRAFDLLGIDRKQIHAVTMPCFGTTDRTYQNACRMTEKLGASLTEIDIKKSVTQHFADIGHDMDDHDVTYENSQARERTQVLMDVANQVGGLVIGTGDMSELALGWATYNGDHMSMYGVNASVPKTLVRHLVRYCADTCGEPELAAVLLDVLDTPVSPELLPPEDGVISQKTEDLVGPYELHDFFLYYALRFGFMPSKIYRMALAAFEGEYNKEVIKKWLNVFYRRFFSQQFKRSCLPDGPKVGSVSVSPRGDLRMPSDASVRIWMDDLARIDG; this is translated from the coding sequence ATGAAAGACGGCTTTTTCCGTGTTGCAGCGGCTACTCCCAAGGTAAAGGTGGCAGACCCGGTGCATAACCGGGAGCAAATATGCATAATGATCGAAGAAGGCGAAAAGAACGGTGCAGGGCTTATGGTTTTCCCTGAACTGTGTCTGACTGCATACACCTGCGGAGATCTGTTCCTGCAGGACACCCTGATCAGAAGTGCAAAAAAAGAACTGAAAAATATCGTAACATTTACCAGAGGAAAACAGATCCTGGTGATCGTGGGCCTTCCCTGGGAACACTGCGGGAAGCTTTACAATGCCGCTGCGCTTATCTGCGGGGGCCATCTGCTGGCCATCATACCAAAGACCAATATCCCGAATTATAATGAATTTTATGAGCAGCGCTACTTCACTGCCGGGGCGAAGGAACCCACCGTGACGGATTGGGAGGATGATTTCGTACCCATCGGCACCAGCATTCTTTTCAAATGCAAAGAGATCCCGGAGCTTGTAGTGGGCGCTGAGATCTGCGAGGACGTTTGGGTGCCGTCGCCGCCCAGTATCCATCATGCCATGGCTGGAGCCACCGTGATAGCCAACTGTTCTGCCAGCGATGAGGTGGTCGGCAAAGACGCTTACCGCAGAGAGCTTGTCGGCGGACAGTCGGCGCGTTTGATCTGCGGATATGTCTATGCGAACGCAGGAGACGGGGAGTCTACCCAGGACCTGGTTTTCGGCGGGCACAATATCATTGTCGAGGACGGGACAGTCCTGGCAGAGTCTGCCCGGTTCGAGACAGGCATTATCTATGCAGATATGGATCTGGACCGGATCGTCTCAGAGCGGAGAAGGGCCAGCACCTTTCCTTCCGCAGAATATGAAAAATACGTGCTGCTTGATTTTTCCCTGGAAACAGGCCTTATGGAATATGCACAGCAGAAAAAAATGCTGCGGAATATAGACAGCCGTCCGTTTGTGCCGCATGATGAGGCAGAGCGCAGCAGCCGTTGCGAGGAGATCTTTATGATCCAGGCCATGGGTCTTAAGAAGCGCCTGGAGCATACTGGTGTCACTCATGCGGTGCTGGGGATCTCCGGCGGCCTGGACTCCACCCTGGCCCTGCTTGTGACGAGACGGGCATTCGACCTGCTGGGAATCGACAGAAAGCAGATCCATGCAGTGACCATGCCGTGCTTTGGCACCACGGACCGCACTTACCAGAATGCCTGCAGGATGACAGAGAAGCTGGGAGCCTCCCTGACCGAGATCGACATTAAGAAATCCGTCACACAGCATTTCGCCGATATCGGCCATGATATGGACGATCACGACGTCACCTATGAGAACAGCCAGGCGAGGGAGCGGACCCAGGTACTGATGGATGTTGCGAACCAGGTGGGCGGCCTTGTCATTGGCACAGGGGACATGTCGGAGCTGGCTCTCGGATGGGCTACCTACAACGGGGATCATATGTCCATGTACGGAGTCAATGCATCGGTGCCGAAAACCCTGGTCCGCCATCTTGTCCGCTATTGCGCGGATACCTGCGGGGAGCCGGAGCTTGCGGCGGTGCTGCTTGATGTATTGGATACGCCGGTCAGCCCGGAGCTGCTGCCTCCGGAGGACGGAGTGATCTCCCAGAAGACGGAGGATTTAGTGGGTCCTTATGAGCTGCATGATTTCTTCCTGTACTATGCCCTGCGCTTTGGATTCATGCCTTCCAAGATTTACCGGATGGCTCTTGCGGCATTTGAGGGAGAATATAATAAAGAAGTCATTAAAAAATGGCTGAATGTATTTTACCGAAGATTCTTTTCCCAGCAGTTTAAACGTTCCTGCCTGCCGGATGGTCCAAAGGTCGGGTCTGTGTCAGTGTCCCCGAGGGGCGATCTCAGGATGCCCAGCGATGCTTCGGTGAGGATCTGGATGGACGATCTGGCGCGGATTGACGGTTGA
- a CDS encoding Rrf2 family transcriptional regulator — translation MKISTKGRYALRMMIEFGLNPDQCTKINQVAARQGISDKYLEQIVTILHRAGYVRSIRGAQGGYMLTKKPEEYTVGMILRQTEGSLSPVSCLDDDINLCERAGQCATLTVWQQLKDAIDQVVDSVTLADLIEEQKRMPDANLM, via the coding sequence ATGAAGATTTCCACAAAAGGGCGTTATGCCCTGCGTATGATGATCGAGTTCGGTTTAAATCCCGACCAGTGCACCAAGATCAATCAGGTAGCCGCCCGCCAGGGTATCTCTGACAAGTATTTAGAGCAGATCGTAACCATCCTGCACCGCGCCGGTTATGTGCGCAGCATCCGCGGCGCCCAGGGCGGCTATATGCTGACGAAAAAGCCGGAAGAGTATACGGTCGGCATGATCCTCCGCCAGACCGAGGGCAGCTTATCGCCAGTTTCCTGCCTGGATGACGATATCAACCTGTGCGAGCGGGCGGGTCAGTGCGCCACATTAACAGTATGGCAGCAGTTAAAGGACGCCATCGACCAGGTTGTGGACAGTGTGACCCTGGCTGACTTGATCGAAGAACAAAAACGGATGCCAGACGCTAACTTAATGTAG
- a CDS encoding tyrosine-protein phosphatase, producing MKLSDTVTVDGQTIHLTGIANARQLGGYRGFGHKAVKKDLLLRSGAMTGATPEDIRHLTEDLKLGTVIDFRTTTEIAAGPDPVIDGVKNIQLKILDEASTINSAASVAASFFSSADPASAVLELARSSHGITAHTYSDILSGENARTGYRRFFRILLENPPGRSILWHCTGGKDRTGLAAAFLLSALGADRETILDDFELSNQFLAQNINYIVQKAAAYTNDEALILAVKNIVGVSREYMEQTLDDIDRSYGSMDHYLREFLGLTDQEKNRLRELYLD from the coding sequence ATGAAATTGTCTGATACTGTAACGGTCGATGGGCAAACAATCCATTTAACAGGTATTGCCAACGCAAGGCAGCTCGGCGGCTACCGGGGCTTTGGCCATAAGGCCGTGAAGAAGGATCTTCTTCTGAGAAGCGGCGCGATGACCGGTGCGACTCCGGAGGATATCCGGCATCTGACGGAGGATTTAAAACTTGGGACCGTCATTGATTTCCGCACCACCACAGAGATTGCCGCCGGACCGGATCCTGTTATTGACGGGGTAAAGAATATCCAGCTGAAGATCCTCGATGAAGCATCAACGATCAATTCTGCTGCATCTGTTGCCGCATCTTTTTTCAGCAGTGCCGATCCCGCTAGCGCTGTCCTTGAACTGGCAAGGTCCAGCCATGGGATCACTGCGCACACCTACAGCGATATTCTTTCCGGCGAAAATGCACGGACAGGCTACCGCAGGTTCTTCCGGATCCTTCTTGAAAATCCCCCTGGAAGATCTATTCTCTGGCATTGTACCGGAGGCAAGGACCGGACTGGACTGGCTGCTGCTTTTCTGCTCTCCGCTCTAGGCGCAGACCGGGAAACAATCCTGGATGATTTTGAACTTTCCAATCAGTTTCTTGCTCAGAATATCAATTATATTGTGCAGAAAGCCGCCGCTTATACCAACGACGAGGCCCTGATCCTTGCAGTGAAAAATATTGTGGGCGTGTCCAGGGAATATATGGAACAGACCCTGGATGATATCGACAGGAGCTATGGCTCCATGGACCATTACCTGCGGGAGTTCCTGGGGCTTACCGACCAGGAAAAGAACCGGCTGCGGGAACTGTATCTTGATTGA